From Streptomyces sp. NBC_00775, one genomic window encodes:
- a CDS encoding acyl-CoA dehydrogenase family protein — translation MKRQIFTAEHDAFRETVRTFLAKEVLPHYEQWEKDGIVSRDAWRAAGKQGLLGLAVPEEYGGGGNADFRYSAVLAEEFTRAGAAGLALGLHNDIIGPYLTDLATEEQKRRWLPGFCDGSLITAIAMTEPGAGSDLQGIKTHAEDQGDHWLLNGSKTFISNGILADLVIVVAKTTPEGGAHGLSLLVVERGTEGFERGRNLDKIGQKSQDTAELFFNDVRVPKENLLGELNGAFGHLMTNLAQERMGIAVAGIAAAEYLLEITTEYVKEREAFGRPLSKLQHIRFEIAEMATECAVTRTFLDRCIVDHSNGELDAVHASMAKWWSTELQKRVADRCLQLHGGYGYMTEYRVARAFTDGRIQTIYGGTTEIMKEIIGRSLLG, via the coding sequence ATGAAGCGGCAGATCTTCACCGCCGAGCACGACGCGTTCCGCGAGACCGTGCGCACCTTCCTCGCCAAGGAAGTACTGCCCCACTACGAGCAGTGGGAGAAGGACGGCATCGTCTCGCGCGACGCCTGGCGGGCGGCAGGGAAGCAGGGGCTGCTCGGGCTCGCCGTGCCCGAGGAGTACGGAGGCGGTGGCAACGCCGACTTCCGCTACAGCGCCGTACTCGCCGAGGAGTTCACGCGCGCGGGCGCCGCCGGGCTCGCCCTCGGGCTCCACAACGACATCATCGGGCCGTATCTGACGGACCTGGCGACCGAGGAACAGAAGCGGCGCTGGCTGCCCGGATTCTGCGACGGCTCCCTGATCACGGCGATCGCCATGACCGAGCCCGGCGCCGGATCCGACCTCCAGGGCATCAAGACACATGCCGAGGACCAGGGCGACCACTGGCTGCTCAACGGCTCGAAGACCTTCATCTCGAACGGCATCCTCGCCGACCTCGTGATCGTGGTCGCGAAGACGACACCCGAAGGCGGCGCTCACGGGCTCTCCCTGCTCGTCGTCGAGCGCGGCACGGAGGGCTTCGAGCGCGGCCGCAACCTCGACAAGATCGGCCAGAAGTCGCAGGACACCGCCGAGCTGTTCTTCAACGACGTACGCGTGCCCAAGGAGAACCTCCTCGGCGAGCTGAACGGCGCCTTCGGCCACCTCATGACGAACCTCGCGCAGGAGCGCATGGGCATCGCCGTCGCCGGGATCGCCGCCGCCGAGTACCTGCTGGAGATCACGACCGAGTACGTCAAGGAGCGCGAGGCCTTCGGACGGCCGCTCTCCAAGCTCCAGCACATCCGCTTCGAGATAGCCGAGATGGCCACCGAGTGCGCCGTCACCCGGACGTTCCTCGACCGCTGCATCGTCGATCACTCGAACGGCGAACTCGACGCAGTGCACGCCTCGATGGCCAAGTGGTGGTCCACCGAGCTGCAGAAGCGGGTAGCTGACCGTTGTCTCCAACTGCACGGAGGCTACGGCTATATGACGGAGTACCGCGTCGCCAGGGCCTTCACCGACGGCCGTATCCAGACCATCTACGGCGGGACCACCGAGATCATGAAGGAGATCATCGGCCGTTCCCTGCTGGGCTGA
- a CDS encoding LLM class F420-dependent oxidoreductase, with protein MQLSLPLDYAGDPRRAADDVAALESAGLDAVWVAEAYGFDAPTIMGYLAARTERMTIGAAILNVYSRTPALIAQTAAGLDAISGGRAIIGLGASGPQVVEGWHGKAYDKPLGRTREVIELTRRILRREVIDHHGITDMPRPGGLGKPLKILTKPVRPEVPLYVASLGPANVRMTAELADGWLPTLFIPEKAHQVWGAPLAEGAARRDPELGPLRTVAGGLLAIGEDAAAVRDLARPKIALYVGGMGAPGKNFYNDLAVAYGYAKEARLIQELYLSGRKKEAEAAVPDEFCELMSLCGPEGYVRERVEAFRAAGVTMLNVIPVGPEPARLIETVKGWL; from the coding sequence ATGCAGCTCTCCCTTCCGCTCGACTACGCGGGCGACCCGCGCCGCGCCGCCGATGACGTCGCCGCCCTTGAGTCCGCGGGCCTGGACGCCGTCTGGGTCGCCGAGGCCTACGGCTTCGACGCGCCGACGATCATGGGCTATCTGGCCGCCCGCACCGAGCGCATGACGATCGGCGCCGCGATCCTCAACGTCTACTCGCGCACCCCCGCCCTGATCGCGCAGACCGCCGCCGGGCTCGACGCGATCTCCGGAGGCCGCGCCATCATCGGCCTGGGCGCCTCCGGCCCACAGGTCGTCGAGGGCTGGCACGGGAAGGCGTACGACAAGCCCCTGGGCCGGACACGCGAGGTCATCGAACTGACCCGTCGTATCCTGCGCCGCGAGGTCATCGACCACCACGGCATCACCGACATGCCCCGCCCCGGCGGCCTGGGCAAACCCCTGAAGATCCTCACCAAGCCCGTACGCCCCGAAGTACCCCTCTACGTCGCCTCGCTGGGCCCCGCGAACGTCCGGATGACCGCCGAACTCGCCGACGGCTGGCTGCCCACCCTGTTCATCCCGGAGAAGGCCCACCAGGTCTGGGGTGCGCCGCTCGCGGAGGGCGCCGCGCGCCGGGACCCCGAACTCGGCCCGCTCCGGACCGTCGCCGGCGGACTGCTCGCCATAGGCGAGGACGCGGCGGCCGTACGCGACCTCGCGCGACCCAAGATCGCCCTCTACGTAGGGGGCATGGGCGCGCCCGGCAAGAACTTCTACAACGACCTCGCGGTGGCGTACGGCTACGCGAAGGAAGCCCGGCTGATCCAGGAGCTGTATCTGTCCGGCCGGAAGAAGGAGGCCGAGGCCGCCGTGCCGGACGAGTTCTGCGAGCTCATGTCGCTGTGCGGGCCGGAGGGGTACGTCCGCGAGCGTGTCGAGGCCTTCCGCGCGGCCGGAGTGACGATGCTCAACGTCATTCCCGTCGGACCGGAACCGGCCAGGCTGATCGAAACCGTCAAGGGCTGGCTCTGA